In a genomic window of Occallatibacter riparius:
- a CDS encoding MIP/aquaporin family protein has protein sequence MHSPWFGEFMGTMVLVLLGNGVCAGVTLRKSYAANSGWIVVTTGWALAVMCGVLVAQGFGAHGALNPAITLANDVVSGHYEDLLSLWSAQMLGAVCGATLMTLHYGPHWAQTEDPAAKLGIFCTGPAIKAPMWNLLSEIIGTALLVVVAGAIFSPGVAPNGPAAGVGTWLVASLVWGIGLSLGGTTGYAINPARDLGPRLTHAILPIPGKGRSNWSYAPIPVLGPLIGGVLAGLLVKFTHPW, from the coding sequence ATGCATTCTCCGTGGTTTGGCGAGTTTATGGGAACGATGGTCCTGGTGCTGCTGGGCAACGGCGTCTGCGCCGGCGTAACGCTGCGCAAATCGTACGCGGCGAACTCAGGATGGATCGTCGTCACAACCGGCTGGGCGCTGGCAGTCATGTGCGGAGTGCTGGTCGCACAGGGATTCGGCGCTCATGGCGCGCTCAATCCGGCTATCACCCTGGCGAACGATGTGGTCAGCGGCCATTACGAGGATCTGCTTTCGCTGTGGTCTGCGCAGATGCTGGGCGCAGTCTGCGGCGCGACGCTGATGACGCTGCACTATGGGCCGCACTGGGCGCAGACAGAAGATCCCGCTGCGAAGCTCGGCATCTTCTGCACCGGACCGGCAATCAAGGCACCGATGTGGAACCTTCTCAGTGAGATTATCGGCACTGCCCTGCTGGTGGTCGTCGCGGGCGCAATCTTCTCTCCAGGAGTGGCCCCCAACGGACCGGCGGCAGGCGTTGGCACGTGGCTGGTGGCAAGCCTGGTGTGGGGCATCGGACTCTCGCTGGGCGGAACGACCGGCTATGCGATCAACCCAGCGCGCGACCTCGGCCCCCGTCTGACTCATGCGATCCTGCCGATCCCCGGCAAGGGCAGGTCAAATTGGAGCTACGCGCCGATCCCGGTCCTCGGGCCGTTGATCGGCGGAGTATTAGCCGGTCTGCTGGTGAAGTTCACCCACCCCTGGTGA
- a CDS encoding OsmC family protein: MRISARVENTRGDHRATVETNEQQKSLTIPAKPEGLGSAVNGGEFLFLALATCYCNDIYREAAKRGLSVSRVGVEVNGEFGGPGDPAKNIEYRASVESDAPREEVLALMRHTDTVAEIQNTLRHSSTVTLVDCQVTNP; the protein is encoded by the coding sequence ATGAGAATTTCGGCACGCGTCGAGAACACGCGCGGCGACCATCGCGCAACTGTCGAGACCAACGAGCAGCAGAAGAGCCTTACGATCCCCGCCAAGCCCGAAGGACTCGGCTCCGCAGTCAACGGAGGCGAGTTCCTGTTCCTCGCGTTGGCCACCTGCTACTGCAACGACATCTATCGAGAGGCTGCGAAGCGCGGACTCAGCGTCAGCCGGGTGGGTGTCGAGGTAAACGGCGAGTTCGGCGGCCCCGGCGATCCGGCAAAGAACATCGAGTATCGCGCGAGCGTAGAGTCCGATGCGCCGCGCGAAGAGGTGCTTGCGTTGATGCGCCACACCGACACCGTCGCCGAGATCCAGAACACACTGCGGCATTCGTCCACAGTCACGCTGGTCGACTGCCAGGTGACGAACCCGTGA
- a CDS encoding methyltransferase family protein: MKLNIATLAVILFAAIVFALNTTHLAWTPWHIAGLAIAIPALLLLVVARLQLGRAFSIEAKASVLVTHGLYSKIRNPIYVFGALMILGLIIFSRQLWFLLVFAVLIPMQVYRSRRESRVLEEKFGAAYLEYKRRTWF, from the coding sequence ATGAAGCTCAACATTGCCACATTGGCGGTAATTCTGTTTGCCGCAATCGTCTTCGCCCTGAATACCACGCACCTGGCGTGGACCCCTTGGCACATCGCAGGTCTTGCAATCGCGATACCCGCGCTGCTGTTGCTGGTAGTGGCACGGCTGCAACTGGGCCGCGCCTTCAGCATTGAGGCCAAAGCATCCGTGTTGGTAACCCACGGGCTCTACTCGAAGATTCGCAATCCTATCTATGTCTTCGGCGCGCTCATGATTCTTGGCCTCATCATCTTCTCCCGACAGCTTTGGTTTCTATTGGTATTCGCGGTGCTCATCCCGATGCAGGTGTACCGCAGCCGCCGCGAGTCGCGCGTGCTGGAAGAGAAGTTCGGCGCGGCTTATCTGGAGTACAAGCGCAGGACCTGGTTTTAG